A single window of uncultured Methanospirillum sp. DNA harbors:
- the hisD gene encoding histidinol dehydrogenase, with protein MWTALTLDTWLSRQQATLTGVSGAVQNIIDEVTGKGDVALFDLCERFDKVKLDHLRVSEDEIDAAYESVDPEIIEALTEAYSRISAFHELQRQNDLWLSGSEDGITLGVKTTPLERIGMYVPGGRAAYPSTVLMCAVPALVAGVKEIICCTPPPANPLTLVASDIAGVTDIYTVGGAQAIAAMALGTRTIKPVQKIVGPGNAYVTAAKMMLRGRVEIDFPAGPSEIAIIADHTARPDFIAADILAQSEHDPQAASVLITTDPQLPAQVGNWIERLLAEAPRHEIIRQALAQSGYLVVKSIADAITTSDKIAPEHLSIQVQDPLPVLQSVRNAGSIFVGQYAPVACGDYASGTNHVLPTAGNAKLYSGLNVSHFTKTATVQIITREGIDTIGDVVERLATAEGLHAHAASARIRRET; from the coding sequence AGCCCTCTTTGATCTGTGTGAGCGGTTTGACAAGGTAAAACTGGATCATCTCCGGGTTTCGGAAGATGAGATCGATGCTGCATATGAATCGGTTGATCCAGAGATCATCGAGGCACTGACCGAAGCATACTCACGGATAAGTGCTTTTCACGAGCTTCAGCGGCAGAACGATCTCTGGCTCTCCGGAAGCGAGGATGGCATCACACTCGGTGTGAAGACCACCCCACTTGAGCGGATTGGGATGTATGTTCCGGGAGGTCGCGCGGCATACCCATCCACGGTGCTGATGTGTGCAGTCCCTGCCCTGGTTGCAGGGGTGAAAGAGATCATCTGCTGTACACCTCCTCCCGCAAACCCGCTGACCCTTGTTGCTTCCGATATCGCGGGAGTAACTGATATCTATACCGTCGGGGGAGCACAGGCTATTGCGGCAATGGCTCTTGGGACCCGGACGATAAAACCTGTTCAGAAGATCGTAGGCCCCGGAAACGCGTATGTTACTGCGGCTAAGATGATGCTCAGGGGGAGAGTTGAGATAGACTTTCCTGCCGGCCCGTCAGAGATTGCGATCATCGCTGATCATACTGCACGCCCCGACTTTATCGCCGCTGATATCCTGGCCCAGTCAGAGCATGATCCTCAAGCAGCATCCGTGCTGATCACAACTGATCCGCAGCTTCCAGCGCAGGTCGGGAACTGGATCGAACGGCTTCTGGCAGAAGCTCCCAGGCATGAGATCATCAGGCAGGCCCTTGCCCAGTCGGGGTATCTGGTCGTGAAGAGCATCGCTGATGCGATCACGACGTCAGACAAAATTGCGCCTGAACATCTCTCGATCCAGGTTCAAGACCCGCTTCCGGTTCTTCAGAGCGTCAGGAATGCAGGATCTATTTTTGTCGGCCAGTATGCACCGGTCGCCTGCGGGGATTATGCATCCGGCACAAACCACGTACTTCCCACTGCAGGAAATGCAAAACTGTACTCCGGGCTCAATGTCTCCCACTTCACCAAGACAGCAACGGTTCAGATCATCACCCGTGAAGGGATAGATACCATCGGTGATGTAGTTGAGAGGCTGGCAACTGCCGAAGGACTTCATGCCCATGCAGCATCAGCCCGTATCAGAAGGGAGACCTGA